A stretch of the Ostrea edulis chromosome 9, xbOstEdul1.1, whole genome shotgun sequence genome encodes the following:
- the LOC130050560 gene encoding uncharacterized protein LOC130050560 has product MDVTSLYTNIPHDEGIEACREVWNNRVIKCPSTESFIQLLEHVLKFNNFMFNGEHYLQISGTAMGTKMAPSYANICMGRLERRLLHYSPVKPLSWLRFIDDIEMKWVNDCESLDDFIDMANSFHNSIKFTVEISTSNNTFLDTTATFRNGEIEFNLHTKPTDSHLYLVPSSCHPPHTFKGVPKGLATRIRHICSTPTIFQEQGTILKTHLTNRGYDPCKVQSAIDEMSLQDRQSLLQYKEKPQNDRVPLVTTYHPSLKNTNGILKKHLPILHANKRMAGVFKEPPMASFRRPRNLKDMIVIPDGSSFPS; this is encoded by the coding sequence ATGGATGTTACTTCACTTTACACTAACATTCCACATGACGAAGGTATCGAGGCGTGTAGAGAGGTTTGGAACAATAGGGTAATTAAATGTCCTTCAACTGAATCATTCATTCAGCTTCTTGAACATGTCCTCAAGTTCAATAACTTCATGTTTAATGGTGAACACTACCTGCAAATAAGTGGCACAGCTATGGGAACAAAAATGGCACCATCGTATGCCAACATCTGTATGGGGAGACTGGAACGTAGACTTCTACATTATTCACCAGTTAAACCCCTCAGTTGGCTACGTTTTATTGatgacattgagatgaagtGGGTTAACGATTGTGAAAGCCTGGACGATTTTATCGATATGGCAAACTCTTTCCATAATTCCATAAAATTTACTGTGGAAATTTCCACCTCAAATAACACTTTTCTGGATACCACAGCCACATTTAGAAACGGGGAAATTGAGTTTAATCTCCACACAAAACCCACTGACTCTCATTTATACCTTGTGCCATCTAGTTGTCATCCACCCCACACTTTCAAAGGTGTACCTAAGGGTTTGGCTACGCGAATCCGCCACATCTGCTCCACTCCTACTATTTTCCAAGAACAAGGAACAATCCTCAAAACTCATCTCACTAACAGAGGATATGATCCTTGCAAGGTACAATCCGCGATTGATGAGATGTCACTACAGGACCGACAGTCCCTCCTCCAGTATAAAGAAAAACCTCAGAATGACAGGGTTCCATTGGTCACTACGTATCATCCCTCCCTCAAGAACACCAACGGTATTCTGAAGAAACACCTGCCCATTCTTCATGCCAACAAACGAATGGCTGGTGTTTTTAAGGAACCACCGATGGCATCCTTCAGACGTCCCAGAAACCTGAAGGACATGATA